A DNA window from Bacteroides cellulosilyticus contains the following coding sequences:
- a CDS encoding transglutaminase-like domain-containing protein codes for MRRATQLFGICWLLCLLAACGESHFMTDASYRSRVEQDFQQKKALMPQGELFTILDDASLSTYEQEALEFLYAYMPLADITDYPGEFHLMNIRASQRAAEEMPWGKTIPEDLFRHFVLPVRVNNEQLDSARVVFYKELKDRVKSLSLYDAILEVNHWCHEKAVYMPSDARTSSPLATVSTAYGRCGEESTLLVAALRSVGIPARQVYTPRWAHTDDNHAWVEAWADGKWHFLGACEPEPVLDLGWFNAPASRGMLMHTKVFGRYEGKEEVMSVNPTYTEINVIDNYAPTAQAKVMVKDEAGNPVPDACVEFKLYNYAEFYTVATKHTDDGGVCGLTAGKGDMLVWASKDGRFGFSKLSFGKQAELTVTLDKEAGDSFTVDIDIVPPAESANLPDVTPEQRAENDRRLAIEDSIRNAYVGKFISEEAARNFARDYKLDRDAVAKILIAARGNYRVIREFMTRLRSDNSRKGGIDLLQQISAKDLRDVRLDVLIDHMQSRVRTTNAGYFRKYVRNPRVSNEMLTPYKTFFGKVISKEDVEAYVAEPMKMVAWVAKNIQVNKVCNLGAPPVSPEGVWKARLADAHSRDIFFVSMARSMGVPARIDEVTGKVQLITDDGAIDVNFEVAGQAPAQRGRLAAKYTPIQSLDNPKYYSHFTISKVTPQGNLQLLSYDEGDTDMGGGVTWSSLLKEGTSLDAGDYILVTGTRLASGGVLAQMTSLNVKAGGRTETKLVMRENKDEVQVIGNFNSESLFTTLEGGNKQSLLQACGRGYFVVGILGVNQEPTNHALRDISALKADLEKWGRKLVLLFPNQEQAGKYRAADFSGLPNTVIYGIDTEDIAQQIVKNMKLKRKDTLPIFIIADTFNRVVFVSQGYTIGLGEQLMKTVKGL; via the coding sequence ATGAGACGAGCTACACAACTTTTCGGAATATGCTGGCTACTTTGTCTGCTTGCTGCCTGTGGAGAATCCCATTTCATGACCGATGCCTCGTATCGTTCGCGCGTGGAGCAGGACTTTCAGCAAAAGAAGGCTCTGATGCCGCAGGGAGAACTATTTACGATACTGGATGATGCTTCGCTGAGCACTTATGAGCAGGAAGCCTTGGAATTCCTTTATGCCTATATGCCACTGGCGGATATTACTGATTATCCCGGTGAATTTCACTTAATGAATATCCGCGCATCCCAGCGTGCCGCAGAGGAAATGCCTTGGGGAAAGACCATTCCCGAAGATTTGTTCCGCCATTTTGTACTTCCGGTGCGGGTGAACAACGAACAACTGGATAGTGCGCGGGTAGTGTTCTATAAGGAGTTGAAAGACCGTGTGAAATCCCTTTCTTTGTATGATGCCATCCTGGAAGTGAACCATTGGTGTCATGAGAAAGCCGTCTATATGCCTTCCGATGCCCGTACCAGTTCACCACTGGCAACAGTGAGTACTGCTTACGGGCGTTGTGGCGAAGAATCTACCTTGCTGGTGGCGGCACTTCGCTCGGTAGGTATTCCGGCACGGCAGGTTTATACACCACGATGGGCACATACGGACGATAACCATGCATGGGTGGAAGCCTGGGCAGATGGTAAATGGCATTTCTTGGGTGCCTGCGAACCGGAACCGGTACTGGATCTTGGTTGGTTCAATGCCCCTGCCAGTCGCGGAATGTTGATGCATACAAAGGTTTTCGGACGTTATGAAGGAAAAGAAGAAGTAATGTCCGTTAACCCCACGTATACGGAAATCAATGTGATTGATAATTATGCGCCTACAGCGCAAGCCAAGGTTATGGTGAAAGATGAAGCGGGAAATCCGGTTCCTGACGCCTGCGTGGAGTTCAAACTCTACAATTATGCGGAATTCTATACCGTAGCAACGAAACATACCGACGATGGTGGTGTGTGCGGACTGACTGCCGGAAAAGGGGATATGCTTGTCTGGGCCTCCAAAGATGGCCGTTTCGGTTTCTCTAAACTTTCCTTTGGCAAGCAAGCGGAGCTGACCGTAACCCTTGATAAGGAAGCGGGTGACAGTTTCACGGTAGATATTGATATCGTGCCTCCCGCAGAAAGTGCCAACTTACCCGACGTGACGCCGGAACAGCGGGCGGAAAATGACCGCAGACTGGCAATAGAAGACTCTATTCGTAATGCTTATGTGGGTAAGTTCATCTCGGAAGAGGCAGCACGCAATTTTGCGAGAGATTATAAGTTAGATCGGGATGCAGTAGCCAAAATTCTGATTGCAGCCCGTGGAAATTACAGAGTGATTCGTGAGTTCATGACTCGTCTGCGTTCTGATAACTCCAGGAAAGGAGGGATAGACCTTTTGCAGCAGATTTCGGCAAAAGACCTTCGTGATGTTCGTCTGGATGTGTTGATAGATCACATGCAGTCTCGTGTGCGTACGACGAATGCCGGATATTTCCGTAAATATGTGCGTAACCCGCGCGTAAGCAATGAAATGTTGACTCCGTATAAGACTTTCTTTGGCAAGGTGATCTCGAAAGAAGATGTTGAGGCTTATGTGGCAGAGCCTATGAAGATGGTTGCATGGGTGGCAAAGAACATCCAGGTGAACAAGGTATGTAATCTGGGGGCACCTCCTGTATCTCCCGAAGGTGTGTGGAAAGCACGTTTGGCCGATGCCCACAGTCGTGATATCTTCTTCGTGTCCATGGCGCGCAGCATGGGAGTTCCCGCACGCATTGATGAGGTGACGGGTAAAGTACAGCTGATAACTGACGACGGAGCCATAGATGTGAACTTCGAAGTAGCCGGACAGGCACCTGCGCAGAGGGGCAGGCTTGCAGCTAAATATACACCGATTCAGTCATTGGATAATCCGAAATATTATTCTCATTTCACTATTTCCAAAGTAACTCCGCAAGGTAATTTACAGTTGTTGTCTTATGATGAGGGTGACACAGACATGGGTGGCGGCGTTACATGGAGCAGTTTGCTGAAGGAGGGAACATCTCTGGATGCCGGAGATTATATTCTGGTAACCGGTACCCGCCTGGCAAGTGGTGGTGTATTGGCGCAAATGACATCATTGAATGTGAAAGCAGGTGGACGTACAGAAACGAAACTGGTGATGCGTGAAAATAAAGATGAAGTACAGGTTATCGGAAACTTCAATTCGGAGAGCTTGTTCACAACATTGGAAGGCGGCAACAAGCAAAGTCTGCTTCAAGCCTGTGGCCGTGGATACTTCGTTGTCGGTATTCTTGGGGTGAACCAGGAGCCTACAAACCATGCCTTACGGGATATCTCTGCTTTGAAAGCCGATCTGGAGAAATGGGGTAGAAAGCTTGTATTACTCTTCCCGAATCAGGAACAGGCCGGCAAATATCGTGCTGCTGACTTCTCCGGTTTACCCAATACTGTGATTTATGGAATCGACACAGAAGACATAGCTCAGCAGATTGTGAAGAATATGAAGCTGAAACGTAAAGATACATTGCCCATATTTATCATTGCCGATACCTTCAATCGCGTGGTATTTGTTTCACAGGGTTATACCATCGGCTTGGGTGAGCAGTTAATGAAAACGGTGAAAGGACTATAA
- a CDS encoding TonB-dependent receptor plug domain-containing protein: MKRLILLFSVSVLLMVQHLEAQTAVTDTVFLQLYNDSVDLKEVVVKGKRTPVANSRWSDMRPVELVTVGGANGDLYQALQTLPGTQVQGESGRLLVRGGSSDETQTYIDGMHVLNPYTATGINSPARGRYSTFMFSGVNLESGGAPLEYGDALSAVLPLETKDKSPINKLGINASTVGFGGGGTRAFDKGSLSVNLDYQDLCVYDHIYSGRTDFEDPYRMMTGSAQFRYHPDDATLFKIYGGYDHTDFSNYEGAERRLFDLNENNFYLNTTFRKRTSGGWNWFAGAAFSFFEQKIGNVSLSADHWMEQQQELHAKAKVFKRISPAFRLDMGVESFIRRYENRYQYQMKEAEGIDSHHEINPTISAGFLSATYYPVEQLKAELSVRTEYTSLNEKVNFSPRLAVNYYLGDVVLSATAGRYTQLPVSRLLAQENKLKSESCIQYNLGAQYEGDGRFYKAELYYKKYDRLALVEKGTVNAAEMLTSGGHGYSKGFDLFFNDRVLLKNLEYQLSYTYNIAKRKFQEYTELTTPQYATRHNASVVLKYSIPRIGTIVGLTNRFSSGRPYHNPDLPGLMNDHVKPYNSLDLGLTFLPSKKVIIHASATNILCRKNEFGRVNNKAILASNDHFFYIGVFITLGKKAAYDVSNF, from the coding sequence ATGAAAAGATTGATTCTACTTTTTAGTGTAAGTGTATTGCTGATGGTGCAGCACTTGGAGGCGCAGACAGCTGTGACGGATACCGTTTTCTTGCAACTATACAATGATAGTGTAGATTTGAAGGAAGTGGTAGTGAAAGGTAAAAGAACGCCTGTTGCCAACAGTCGTTGGAGTGATATGAGGCCGGTGGAACTGGTGACCGTGGGAGGTGCAAACGGTGATTTGTATCAGGCATTGCAGACACTGCCGGGCACGCAGGTACAAGGAGAAAGTGGCCGGCTGCTGGTGCGCGGCGGAAGTAGTGATGAAACACAGACATACATTGACGGAATGCACGTCTTGAATCCTTATACGGCTACAGGTATAAACTCACCGGCGCGCGGGCGTTATTCCACTTTTATGTTCAGTGGTGTCAATCTGGAATCGGGCGGGGCTCCGTTGGAATACGGGGATGCACTCTCGGCTGTGTTACCATTGGAGACAAAGGATAAGAGCCCTATCAATAAGTTAGGCATCAATGCCTCTACGGTAGGCTTCGGTGGAGGAGGTACACGGGCTTTCGATAAAGGTTCACTTTCGGTGAACCTGGATTATCAGGACTTATGTGTCTATGATCATATCTATTCAGGACGTACGGATTTTGAAGATCCCTACCGGATGATGACCGGATCGGCACAATTCCGCTATCATCCCGATGATGCTACGCTTTTCAAGATTTATGGCGGCTATGATCATACTGACTTTTCCAATTATGAAGGCGCTGAACGTAGACTGTTCGATCTGAATGAGAATAATTTCTATCTTAATACAACTTTCCGTAAGCGTACTTCCGGTGGATGGAACTGGTTTGCAGGTGCAGCATTCTCTTTCTTTGAACAGAAGATAGGTAATGTATCACTTTCGGCAGATCATTGGATGGAACAACAACAGGAACTTCATGCAAAGGCAAAAGTGTTCAAGCGTATTTCTCCGGCTTTTCGTCTGGATATGGGAGTGGAGAGCTTTATCCGCCGGTATGAGAATCGTTATCAATATCAGATGAAAGAGGCGGAGGGAATAGATAGCCATCATGAAATCAATCCGACGATCAGTGCAGGCTTTCTTTCGGCAACTTACTATCCGGTGGAGCAATTGAAGGCGGAACTTTCTGTCCGCACAGAATATACTTCATTGAATGAAAAGGTGAATTTCTCACCCCGTCTGGCTGTTAATTACTATTTGGGAGATGTAGTGCTCTCAGCTACGGCGGGACGATATACACAGTTGCCGGTTAGCAGATTACTGGCTCAGGAAAACAAGTTGAAATCGGAATCATGCATTCAGTATAATCTGGGTGCGCAGTATGAGGGTGATGGACGTTTCTACAAGGCTGAACTTTATTATAAGAAATATGACCGTCTGGCATTGGTGGAAAAGGGAACGGTAAATGCAGCGGAAATGCTGACTTCCGGTGGTCATGGTTACAGTAAAGGTTTCGACTTATTCTTTAATGACCGTGTTCTGTTGAAGAATCTGGAATACCAGCTTTCCTATACGTATAATATTGCTAAGCGGAAGTTTCAGGAATATACGGAACTGACTACTCCGCAATATGCCACTCGGCACAATGCATCCGTAGTGCTGAAGTATTCCATTCCGCGAATCGGCACGATAGTCGGTCTGACGAACCGTTTCAGCAGTGGGCGTCCCTATCATAATCCGGATTTACCGGGCTTGATGAATGATCATGTGAAGCCTTATAACAGTCTTGATCTCGGACTGACATTCCTGCCTAGTAAGAAGGTGATTATCCATGCTTCTGCTACCAATATCCTTTGTCGGAAAAATGAGTTTGGGCGGGTGAATAATAAAGCTATTCTGGCTTCAAACGATCATTTCTTCTATATCGGGGTGTTTATCACACTTGGGAAGAAGGCGGCTTATGATGTTTCTAATTTCTAA
- a CDS encoding DUF2141 domain-containing protein: protein MKAMIISFVCVLTFATQSLSAQNLTLEVRGIENVAGKLYVAIYNSQETFMKKPLAGFAVEVKDKVVSIPCKGLPTGTYAFSMYQDENGNGKLDTGAFGIPVEKFGFSNDAEGVMGPPSYEKCSFTFSEDTTLVVHLK from the coding sequence ATGAAAGCAATGATTATTAGTTTCGTATGTGTTTTGACTTTTGCAACTCAAAGTCTGTCTGCACAAAATCTTACTCTGGAAGTACGTGGTATTGAAAATGTGGCTGGTAAACTCTATGTTGCCATCTACAACTCTCAGGAGACATTCATGAAGAAGCCGCTTGCCGGTTTTGCAGTAGAGGTGAAGGATAAAGTTGTGTCTATCCCCTGTAAAGGACTCCCGACAGGAACTTATGCCTTCTCTATGTATCAGGATGAGAATGGAAATGGTAAATTGGATACCGGTGCTTTCGGTATTCCTGTGGAGAAGTTTGGTTTCAGCAATGATGCCGAAGGCGTTATGGGCCCCCCTTCTTACGAAAAATGCAGTTTTACCTTCTCTGAGGATACAACTTTAGTGGTACATCTGAAATAA